A genomic region of Mitsuaria sp. 7 contains the following coding sequences:
- a CDS encoding ATP-binding protein, whose amino-acid sequence MAKRSQLPLDSPGLSDSPVLDRMCSHFVLTLTVRHANRFNPRRDLSGLLALTARHLVWPPQVLSRVRGYLARRCVGHALWAGHDRLGDAAFLARHGVWRGPFAEGTLFFYLDEYIKDAPKDLLALLSCTCDALDGQLRSRSTLVEQNIDVLGRLLQLNAAERALLLYGTLARYQRELRGALVEFKVNTAQEAFAAIAEVAGVDPHEVADALRAGSRLERVGMIENLIAEHNITDLSDLMKVSEQLPPVLMRAYDGPQDLMAVFTRPVTPSPLQRADFDFIAEDVTLLATLLRQAVAQGQAGVNVLLYGPPGTGKTELAKVAAREAGLSLYEVEYADRDGNALSGRDRYRSLQISQVFLKASRDVALLFDEVEDVFPHLSGDTAHLMARLDAALEVPATMTVNGKAWVNQILETNPVPVLWITNRIEHIDPAFRRRFQYHLELTSPPPGARLGLVRKALEELPVPEGFAERLSERRGLTPAQVRTAVRFARLAGSGRRDVPDSANADADAASDVHADADERAAFNERLISRQLLHADKALGLVDASPQARPAATRYSLDLIHCECRFALPRLIEALRRRGMGSLCFHGPPGSGKTALAEHIAAELQRPLMVRLASDLMSKYVGETEQNMARMFETAAAEGALLLLDEADSFLRSRRSAERHYEVSEVNEMLAGMERHAGLFICTTNAFDDLDEAALRRFSFKIRFKALRPDQRLTMFEREAGVPPDESHADRLGALDALTLGDFAAVRQQAEILGEALSPDEFMTLLEAEHRVKPEVRQRRPMGFRAGET is encoded by the coding sequence ATGGCCAAGCGCTCGCAGCTTCCGCTGGACTCTCCGGGCCTGTCCGACAGCCCGGTGCTGGACCGCATGTGCTCGCACTTCGTGCTGACGCTGACGGTCCGCCACGCCAACCGCTTCAATCCCCGCCGCGATCTCAGCGGCCTGCTCGCGCTGACCGCGCGTCATCTGGTCTGGCCGCCGCAGGTGCTGTCGCGCGTGCGCGGCTATCTGGCGCGGCGTTGCGTGGGCCACGCGCTGTGGGCCGGCCATGACCGGCTGGGCGATGCCGCCTTCCTCGCCCGCCACGGTGTCTGGCGCGGACCCTTCGCCGAGGGCACGCTGTTCTTCTACCTCGACGAATACATCAAGGACGCGCCCAAGGACCTGCTGGCGCTGCTGTCCTGCACCTGCGACGCCCTCGACGGCCAGTTGCGGAGCCGGTCCACGCTGGTGGAGCAGAACATCGACGTCCTCGGGCGGCTGCTGCAGCTGAACGCCGCCGAGCGCGCGCTGCTGCTCTACGGCACGCTGGCGCGATATCAGCGCGAGCTGCGCGGCGCCCTGGTCGAGTTCAAGGTCAACACCGCGCAGGAAGCCTTCGCCGCGATCGCGGAGGTGGCCGGCGTCGATCCGCATGAGGTGGCCGACGCGCTGCGCGCCGGCTCGCGGCTGGAGCGGGTCGGCATGATCGAGAACCTGATCGCCGAACACAACATCACCGACCTCTCCGACCTGATGAAGGTCAGCGAGCAACTGCCGCCGGTGCTGATGCGCGCCTATGACGGACCGCAGGACCTGATGGCCGTCTTCACGCGCCCGGTGACGCCGAGCCCGCTGCAGCGTGCCGACTTCGACTTCATCGCCGAGGACGTGACGCTGCTCGCAACGCTGCTTCGCCAGGCGGTGGCGCAGGGTCAGGCCGGCGTGAACGTGCTGCTCTACGGCCCGCCGGGCACCGGCAAGACGGAACTGGCGAAGGTCGCGGCGCGCGAGGCCGGTCTGAGCCTGTACGAAGTCGAATACGCCGACCGCGACGGCAACGCGCTGAGCGGCCGCGACCGCTACCGCTCGCTGCAGATCAGCCAGGTGTTCCTGAAGGCGAGCCGCGACGTCGCGCTGCTGTTCGACGAGGTCGAGGACGTCTTCCCGCACCTGAGCGGCGACACCGCGCATCTGATGGCCCGGCTCGACGCGGCGCTGGAGGTGCCCGCGACCATGACCGTCAACGGCAAGGCCTGGGTCAACCAGATCCTGGAGACCAACCCCGTCCCGGTGCTGTGGATCACCAACCGCATCGAGCACATCGACCCCGCGTTCCGGCGCCGCTTCCAGTACCACCTGGAGCTGACCTCGCCGCCGCCCGGCGCGCGGCTGGGGCTGGTGCGCAAGGCGCTCGAGGAATTGCCGGTGCCCGAGGGCTTCGCCGAACGTCTGTCCGAACGTCGCGGCCTGACGCCGGCGCAGGTCCGTACCGCCGTGCGTTTCGCGCGGCTGGCGGGCAGCGGGCGCAGGGACGTCCCGGACAGCGCGAATGCCGATGCCGATGCGGCTTCCGATGTCCATGCCGATGCGGACGAACGGGCCGCCTTCAACGAACGCCTCATCAGCCGGCAGCTGCTGCACGCCGACAAGGCGCTCGGCCTGGTCGACGCGTCGCCCCAGGCGCGGCCGGCGGCGACGCGCTACTCGCTCGACCTCATCCACTGCGAATGCCGCTTCGCGCTGCCGCGCCTGATCGAGGCGCTGCGACGCCGCGGCATGGGCAGCCTGTGCTTCCACGGCCCGCCGGGCAGCGGCAAGACCGCGCTGGCGGAACACATCGCCGCGGAGCTGCAACGGCCGCTGATGGTGAGGCTGGCCAGCGACCTGATGTCCAAGTACGTCGGCGAGACGGAGCAGAACATGGCCCGCATGTTCGAGACCGCCGCCGCCGAGGGCGCGCTGCTGCTGCTGGACGAGGCCGACAGTTTCCTGCGCAGCCGCCGCAGCGCCGAACGGCATTACGAGGTCAGCGAGGTGAACGAGATGCTGGCCGGCATGGAGCGCCATGCCGGCCTCTTCATCTGCACGACCAACGCCTTCGACGACCTGGACGAGGCCGCCTTGCGCCGCTTCAGCTTCAAGATCCGCTTCAAGGCGCTGCGGCCGGACCAGCGGCTGACGATGTTCGAGCGCGAAGCCGGCGTGCCGCCGGACGAGTCGCACGCGGACCGGCTGGGCGCGCTGGACGCGTTGACGCTCGGCGACTTCGCCGCGGTGCGGCAGCAGGCCGAGATCCTCGGCGAGGCGCTGTCGCCCGACGAGTTCATGACCTTGCTCGAGGCCGAGCATCGCGTGAAGCCGGAAGTCCGCCAGCGGCGACCGATGGGCTTCCGCGCGGGCGAGACCTGA
- a CDS encoding DUF3567 domain-containing protein — translation MHMLYDSPSYIVVQFDVPVAPSAGDAAHAAQVDHTNLPSLQRDGFEIVDKFTRKEIFIEGALAQTFQEGVEALIEQGPDVDDLDAFIAQYANLGQQPVIMH, via the coding sequence ATGCACATGCTCTACGACTCACCGAGCTACATCGTCGTCCAGTTCGATGTACCGGTCGCTCCGTCCGCTGGCGATGCTGCGCACGCCGCCCAGGTGGACCACACCAACCTTCCCTCGCTGCAGCGTGACGGCTTCGAGATCGTCGACAAGTTCACCCGCAAGGAAATCTTCATCGAGGGCGCTCTCGCCCAGACCTTCCAGGAGGGCGTGGAAGCGCTCATCGAACAGGGTCCCGACGTCGACGACCTCGACGCCTTCATCGCGCAATACGCGAACCTGGGCCAGCAGCCCGTGATCATGCATTGA
- a CDS encoding DUF4197 domain-containing protein, with the protein MTLLRRDLIALLGAGCASPWAMALSLSEGDAASGVRAALERGAQAALANLGRTDGFLGNPQVKIELPGALKDAARLLRTTGQGKRIDDLITSMNRAAEQAMPEARQLLVSTVRNISVEDAVKIVRGGDNAVTQFFEEKTRSPLSTKFLPIVTKATERQSLSEKYNAVAGKASGFGLIRKEDANLQGYVTDKALDGLYFMIGQEEKKIRQDPVSTGSAILKKVFGG; encoded by the coding sequence ATGACCCTGCTTCGCCGTGACCTGATCGCCCTGCTGGGCGCGGGCTGCGCCTCGCCCTGGGCGATGGCGCTGAGCCTGAGCGAGGGCGACGCCGCCTCCGGCGTGCGCGCCGCGCTCGAACGTGGCGCCCAGGCGGCGCTCGCGAACCTGGGACGCACCGATGGCTTCCTCGGCAACCCGCAAGTGAAGATCGAATTGCCTGGTGCCCTCAAGGACGCCGCACGCCTGCTGCGCACGACCGGCCAGGGCAAGCGCATCGACGACCTGATCACCTCGATGAACCGCGCCGCCGAGCAGGCGATGCCCGAGGCGCGTCAGCTGCTGGTGAGCACCGTGCGCAACATCAGCGTCGAGGACGCGGTGAAGATCGTGCGCGGCGGCGACAACGCGGTGACGCAGTTCTTCGAGGAGAAGACCCGCTCGCCGCTGTCGACGAAGTTCCTGCCCATCGTGACCAAGGCGACCGAGCGCCAGTCGCTGAGCGAGAAGTACAACGCGGTGGCCGGCAAGGCCTCGGGCTTCGGGCTCATCCGCAAGGAAGACGCCAACCTGCAGGGCTACGTCACCGACAAGGCGCTGGACGGCCTGTACTTCATGATCGGCCAGGAGGAGAAGAAGATCCGCCAGGACCCGGTCTCCACCGGCAGCGCCATCCTGAAGAAGGTCTTCGGCGGATGA
- a CDS encoding homocysteine S-methyltransferase family protein yields MNAPSSARPVVARPVVYTRGAALPAILAKRIAVLDGAMGTMIQRYKLTEADFRGARFADHPKDLKGNNDLLVMTKPEVISEIHRQYLEAGADIIETNTFGTTSVAQEDYGLQDYAYEMNVAAARLAREACDAFSTPDKPRFAAGALGPTPRTASISPDVNDPGARNVDFDTLRAAYYDQAKALLEGGVDLFLIETIFDTLNAKAAIFAVDELMDDTGERLPVIISGTVTDASGRILSGQTVTAFWHSVRHAQPLAIGLNCALGAALMRPYIEELSKAAGDTPISCYPNAGLPNPMSDTGFDETPDVTGRLVGEFAAAGFLNIAGGCCGTTPDHIRAIAQKVSAYQPRRWGSKLFSGLVAEEI; encoded by the coding sequence ATGAATGCCCCGAGCTCCGCCCGTCCCGTCGTCGCCCGTCCCGTGGTCTATACCCGCGGTGCCGCCTTGCCCGCCATCCTGGCCAAGCGCATCGCCGTCCTGGACGGCGCGATGGGCACGATGATCCAGCGCTACAAGCTGACGGAAGCCGACTTCCGCGGCGCGCGCTTCGCCGATCATCCGAAGGACCTCAAGGGCAACAACGACCTGCTGGTGATGACCAAGCCCGAGGTCATCAGCGAGATCCACCGCCAGTACCTCGAGGCCGGCGCCGACATCATCGAGACCAACACCTTCGGCACGACCAGCGTGGCGCAGGAGGACTACGGCCTCCAGGACTATGCCTACGAGATGAACGTCGCCGCCGCCCGGCTGGCGCGCGAGGCCTGCGACGCGTTCAGCACGCCGGACAAGCCGCGCTTCGCGGCCGGGGCGCTCGGCCCGACGCCGCGCACCGCCTCGATCAGCCCGGACGTCAACGACCCCGGCGCGCGCAACGTCGACTTCGACACCCTGCGCGCGGCGTACTACGACCAGGCCAAGGCGCTGCTGGAAGGCGGCGTCGACCTGTTCCTGATCGAGACCATCTTCGACACGCTGAACGCCAAGGCCGCGATCTTCGCGGTCGACGAACTGATGGACGACACCGGCGAACGCCTGCCGGTGATCATCTCCGGCACGGTGACCGACGCGTCGGGCCGCATCCTGTCGGGGCAGACGGTGACGGCGTTCTGGCACTCGGTGCGGCACGCGCAGCCGCTGGCCATCGGCTTGAACTGCGCGCTGGGCGCGGCGCTGATGCGGCCCTACATCGAGGAACTCTCGAAGGCGGCCGGCGACACGCCGATCTCCTGCTACCCGAACGCCGGCCTGCCCAACCCGATGAGCGATACCGGCTTCGACGAGACGCCGGACGTGACCGGTCGCCTGGTCGGCGAGTTCGCCGCCGCGGGTTTCCTGAACATCGCGGGCGGCTGCTGCGGCACGACGCCGGACCACATCCGGGCGATCGCGCAGAAGGTCTCCGCCTACCAGCCGCGCCGCTGGGGCAGCAAGCTGTTCAGCGGGCTGGTCGCCGAAGAGATCTGA
- a CDS encoding TraB/GumN family protein yields the protein MRASRSLAAGALAVLALVAGTAALAAPTKTSCPPEPAPLSADRLAAQAKDRGLMWTLKRDGQTSYLYASLHVGKPGWAAPGPRLRKALDEVDAVALELDPLDRDAWKMPPMPELPLDAAMRQRLDAQATAVCLEPRALAALHPLLQTSTYMLLRARSLGLDVRYGQEMLLSQWARDRGLPVLALETLQGQLEALLPADEDAARRELRSNLQQLERPKSLLRTLDTMVGVYDRGDLARLNRYADWCDCVTDASDRAALQRINDGRNPALAQRISELHQRGQSLLVAVGAMHMTGPRALTTLLKDQGFEVTLMPRTASR from the coding sequence ATGCGAGCCTCGCGAAGTCTTGCTGCCGGCGCGCTCGCCGTGCTGGCGCTGGTGGCCGGCACCGCCGCGCTGGCCGCGCCGACCAAGACCTCCTGCCCGCCCGAACCCGCGCCCCTGTCCGCCGACCGCCTCGCCGCGCAGGCCAAGGACCGCGGCCTGATGTGGACGCTCAAGCGAGACGGGCAGACCTCCTACCTCTACGCCAGCCTGCACGTCGGCAAACCGGGCTGGGCCGCGCCTGGCCCGCGGCTGCGCAAGGCGCTGGACGAGGTGGACGCCGTCGCGCTGGAGCTGGACCCGTTGGACCGCGACGCCTGGAAGATGCCGCCCATGCCCGAGCTGCCGCTGGACGCCGCGATGCGCCAGCGCCTGGATGCGCAAGCCACGGCGGTCTGCCTGGAGCCGCGCGCGCTCGCGGCGCTGCATCCGCTGCTGCAGACCAGCACCTACATGCTGCTGCGCGCCCGCTCGCTGGGCCTGGACGTGCGCTACGGCCAGGAGATGCTGCTGAGCCAGTGGGCACGCGACCGCGGCCTGCCGGTGCTGGCGCTGGAAACGCTGCAGGGCCAGCTCGAAGCGCTGCTGCCCGCCGACGAGGACGCCGCGCGGCGCGAACTGCGCTCCAACCTGCAGCAGCTCGAACGTCCGAAGTCGCTGCTGCGCACGCTGGACACGATGGTGGGCGTCTACGACCGCGGCGACCTGGCTCGCCTGAACCGGTACGCCGACTGGTGCGACTGCGTGACCGACGCCTCCGATCGCGCGGCGCTGCAGCGCATCAACGACGGGCGCAATCCTGCGCTCGCCCAGCGGATCTCCGAGCTGCACCAGCGCGGCCAGTCGCTGCTGGTGGCCGTCGGCGCGATGCACATGACCGGTCCGCGCGCACTCACGACGCTGCTCAAGGACCAGGGCTTCGAGGTAACCCTGATGCCGCGGACCGCGTCGCGCTGA
- a CDS encoding fumarylacetoacetate hydrolase family protein has product MKLATYRDGSRDGQLVVVSRDLSQACYANGIATRLQQVLDDWNFMAPQLETLSQSLNHGRARHGFAFDPKQCLAPLPRLAGWIAGEAYPEQGQALRERGLAWPERLSAPLLRAGGAEALLGPTELLDLRTPGLEPEPQLAALTGDLAQGAVPSEALESIRLLMLVSDWVLRPVQQEELANGWPALHSRPALQFAPVAVTPDELPGAWYLGRAALQLQVMRNGRKQAVVDAKTGMKWSFGDLLAEAALNRPLRAGTLVGAGTPVLGKPVSLEPGDSLRIEFKLGDGPGPFGAIDMDLAESEDAASDDAGIDEDATDEPSNDAAEATPDAVETAAPDAQEGDTDDPASP; this is encoded by the coding sequence ATGAAACTCGCAACCTACCGCGACGGATCCCGCGACGGCCAACTGGTGGTCGTGTCGCGAGACCTGAGCCAGGCATGCTATGCCAACGGCATCGCCACGCGCCTGCAACAGGTGCTGGACGACTGGAATTTCATGGCGCCTCAACTCGAGACGCTGTCGCAGTCGCTGAACCACGGCCGGGCGCGGCACGGGTTCGCGTTCGACCCCAAGCAATGCCTGGCCCCGCTGCCGCGTCTGGCCGGCTGGATCGCCGGCGAGGCCTATCCCGAGCAGGGTCAGGCCTTGCGCGAGCGCGGCCTCGCGTGGCCGGAGCGCCTCAGCGCCCCGCTGCTGCGCGCGGGCGGCGCCGAGGCGCTGCTCGGCCCCACCGAACTGCTGGACCTGCGCACGCCCGGCCTGGAGCCCGAGCCGCAGCTCGCCGCGCTGACCGGCGACCTGGCGCAGGGCGCGGTGCCGTCGGAGGCGCTGGAATCGATCCGGTTGCTGATGCTGGTCAGCGACTGGGTGCTGCGGCCGGTGCAGCAGGAAGAACTCGCCAACGGCTGGCCCGCACTGCACAGCCGCCCCGCGCTGCAGTTCGCGCCGGTCGCCGTCACGCCGGACGAACTGCCCGGCGCCTGGTACCTCGGACGCGCGGCGCTGCAGCTGCAGGTCATGCGCAACGGGCGCAAGCAGGCGGTCGTCGACGCGAAGACCGGCATGAAATGGTCCTTCGGCGACCTGCTCGCCGAGGCCGCCCTCAACCGGCCGCTGCGTGCCGGCACGCTGGTGGGCGCGGGCACGCCGGTGCTCGGCAAGCCGGTGTCGCTCGAACCCGGCGACAGCCTGCGCATCGAGTTCAAGCTCGGCGACGGCCCGGGCCCGTTCGGTGCCATCGACATGGACCTCGCGGAGTCGGAAGATGCAGCGTCGGACGACGCCGGCATCGACGAGGACGCCACGGACGAACCCTCGAACGACGCTGCCGAGGCGACCCCCGACGCCGTCGAGACGGCAGCCCCTGACGCTCAAGAAGGAGACACCGATGACCCTGCTTCGCCGTGA
- a CDS encoding pyridoxamine 5'-phosphate oxidase family protein, with amino-acid sequence MSAWLDRSHDLATVDALRTVYEAPTAPATLDKECDHVHPLYRPFIEASPFAILATRGPHGLDTSPRGDAPGFIEVADPRTLLLPDRRGNHRIDSLRNLIHDPSLALLFLIPGIGECLRVNGVGRISASPALRERFAVEGQLPKSVLVIEVHSVFFQCARAVKRSELWNPARHVERTTLPSTGSILAGLSAAVDGAAYDAELEERQRRTMY; translated from the coding sequence ATGAGCGCGTGGCTGGACCGCTCGCACGACCTGGCGACCGTCGACGCGCTGCGGACGGTCTACGAGGCACCCACCGCGCCCGCCACGCTGGACAAGGAATGCGACCACGTCCACCCGCTGTACCGGCCGTTCATTGAAGCCTCGCCGTTCGCGATCCTTGCGACGCGCGGGCCGCATGGACTCGACACCTCGCCGCGCGGCGACGCGCCCGGCTTCATCGAAGTCGCCGATCCCAGGACGCTGCTGCTGCCCGACCGTCGCGGCAACCATCGCATCGACAGCCTGCGCAACCTGATCCACGATCCGTCGCTGGCGCTGCTGTTCCTGATCCCGGGCATCGGCGAATGCCTGCGCGTGAACGGCGTGGGCCGCATCAGCGCCTCGCCGGCGCTGCGGGAGCGCTTCGCGGTCGAGGGCCAGTTGCCGAAGTCGGTGCTGGTGATCGAGGTGCACTCGGTCTTCTTCCAGTGCGCGCGGGCGGTGAAGCGTTCGGAGTTGTGGAATCCGGCCCGCCATGTCGAGCGCACCACGCTGCCGTCGACGGGGTCCATCCTCGCCGGCCTGAGCGCGGCGGTCGACGGCGCCGCCTATGACGCCGAACTGGAAGAACGCCAGCGCCGCACGATGTATTGA